One Scomber scombrus chromosome 1, fScoSco1.1, whole genome shotgun sequence DNA segment encodes these proteins:
- the dna2 gene encoding DNA replication ATP-dependent helicase/nuclease DNA2, giving the protein MLRTKLKKPKVTSGGQKNISAFFSSQNQKDLSSTKLSVTDAAFTKTEPQIKDEEVSIFRAHSPYKRSILGNVENLLPSSPDLLLSVPETPNSQIRLSSTRNLGQVSPQPSRDVESQGMFGQLSPICRSPCSKGTSVRRVMTEGGLRAKKEEGCSGSSKRLFSPPEESQNAKRPRTANLLARRNESPIACDINVTRPVIEPLKKPHISNDQSERSEGQTFGLSSSRASEVIFNDNRKNTTVHSKSFNSLREQIQQQEERDKDERASGFTVITEQKAAEGRASERPHACLDNHTHTLTVHIHKLSAPAVTPAPQRSPKEEEEGTAITAMISSDGGRGNVTSSNQGTGSGGTSACPVEEMMDDSWFAEQMDLSEGVVTEDKSKKKRKVPDHVILSGGVNNRYWVLDVEERPGHKILTISCSKSLHPTETCLLKDGWEMTLVSTGDVVHLEGHSDDGSWLVDREQGFLVLYPDSLISGTSISSSIRCMRRAVLGDMFKSFDGGSKQMLNGTMVHEVFQRAATAKDFSLETLSKLADQALCSPQHLGDMYSLGVCQEEMRQELHDYLPSLEQWANDYVSSPTPKAISLKINGGAPSRCQDSATVTVTKLADIEENVWSPRFGLKGKIDVTARVRIQRPRNSSHKTPEEKTVPLELKTGRESNSIEHRSQVILYTMMSLERYNPAAGFLLYLKTGNLHPVVPSHMDRRELLKLRNTLVHYIHNCLAKDSEQSRLVRLPDILTDRKTCQYCPQKRNCALYERAVDSSSADVSEDVVRDFLQQETGHLTPPHLSYFSHWLLLCCLEAATMEAKNGRKRVWLQKVEESEKNGSCVGNLRLNGPVIVQSEGVFLHRLQRGSVVPQKGMTSNGLASGDRIVLSDQEGRFVGLATGYLCEVSRTCISCTLDRDLSKFSNVLFRVDSDEGVVGLSTHLTNVSRLMESCQDSDRLRELVVDLRPPEFISNLSSVLPGDAKDTVANILKGLNKPQKQAMKKVLLSKDYTLIVGMPGTGKTTTICTLVRILHACGFSVLLTSYTHSAVDNILLKLKRFRVGFLRLGQGQKVHPDIMPYTEESVRKKGVHTLSELEQLYNKELIVATTCMGIKHPIFSRRRFDFCIVDEASQISQPICLGPLFYAKRFVLVGDHQQLPPIVQNKEARSLGMDESLFKRLELHSEAVVQLNVQYRMNRQIMSLSNCLMYEGRLECGSERTASALLSLPFMPSVQSELGSFSQTHPQQDLAWIQATLLPSNPVYFLDCSMVPALESVEQGGVSNHTEAALVHMLLSLLIKAGCKPSDIGVIAPYRQQLKSITALLQSSAFSGVEVNTVDKYQGRDKSLIVLSFVRSTAEEGNLGELLKDWRRLNVAITRAKHKLLMVGSASTLRRYAPVEKLLNHLQKENMIIQLPPDAHKALPSMHL; this is encoded by the exons GAAGTCCCTGCTCCAAAGGGACAAGTGTACGGAGAGTAATGACTGAGGGGGGACTAAGAGCCAAGAAGGAAGAGGGATGTTCTGGCTCCTCGAAAAGACTCTTTAGCCCTCCTGAAGAGTCCCAAAATGCAAAGAGGCCAAGAACTGCCAATTTATTGGCACGAAGAAATGAGAGTCCCATAGCATGTGACATAAATGTAACAAGGCCTGTGATTGAGCCTCTAAAGAAACCACACATATCTAATGACCAGTCTGAGAGATCAGAGGGTCAAACCTTTGGGCTCAGTTCCTCCAGAGCCAGTGAGGTGATCTTTAATGACAACAGAAAGAACACAACAGTGCACAGCAAGTCTTTCAACTCTTTGAGGGAGCAGatacaacaacaagaagaaagagataaagatgAGAGAGCTTCTGGTTTCACTGTCATTACGGAGCAGAAGGCAGCTGAAGGGAGAGCTAGTGAAAGGCCACACGCTTGTCTGGATaatcacactcacactctgaccgtgcacatacacaaactcaGTGCACCAGCGGTCACACCCGCACCACAGAGGAGTccaaaggaggaagaggaagggactGCAATAACAGCTATGATATCCTCAGATGGAGGCAGAGGCAATGTGACTTCATCGAATCAAGGTACAGGTTCTGGAGGTACA TCAGCATGTCCTGTGGAAGAGATGATGGACGATAGCTGGTTTGCAGAGCAGATGGATCTCAGTGAAGGTGTTGTCACGGAGGATAAATCCAAGAAGAAACG TAAGGTACCAGACCACGTGATCCTTTCTGGAGGCGTGAACAACCGATACTGGGTTTTGGATGTGGAGGAGAGGCCGGGTCACAAAATACTGACTATCTCATGCTCCAAATCTCTTCATCCAACTGAGACGTGTCTGCTGAAAGATGGATG GGAGATGACACTCGTCAGCACTGGTGATGTGGTGCATCTGGAGGGTCACTCTGATGATGGATCTTGGTTGGTGGACAGGGAGCAAGGCTTCCTGGTTTTATACCCCGATAGCCTCATCTCCGGCACCAGCATCTCGAGCTCCATCCGCTGTATGAGGCGTGCAGTGCTGGGAGATATGTTTAAG AGCTTTGACGGTGGCTCAAAGCAGATGCTGAACGGCACCATGGTCCATGAAGTCTTCCAGAGAGCAGCCACAGCCAAAGATTTCTCTCTGGAGACCCTGTCGAAGCTGGCTGACCAGGCCCTGTGCAGTCCTCAGCACCTGGGAGACAT GTACAGTTTGGGTGTTTGTCAGGAAGAGATGAGGCAGGAACTGCATGATTACCTGCCCTCACTGGAGCAATGGGCAAATGATTACGTCAGCTCACCAACACCGAAAGCCATCAGCCTTAAAAT CAACGGTGGAGCTCCAAGCAGGTGTCAGGACTCGGCAACTGTCACGGTTACAAAGCTGGCAGACATTGAAGAGAATGTGTGGTCGCCACGATTTGGTCTGAAAGGGAAAATTGATGTGACAGCACGAGTTCGAATCCAAAGACCCCGAAATAGTAGTCACAAAACGCCCGAGGAGAAGACCGTCCCCCTGGAGCTGAAGACTGGAAGAGAGTCAAACTCAATAGAGCATCGCAGTCAG GTGATTCTGTACACTATGATGAGTTTGGAGAGATATAATCCTGCAGCTGGCTTCCTGCTTTACCTCAAGACTGGCAACCTGCACCCTGTAGTGCCCAGCCACATGGACCGCCGAG AGCTGCTGAAGCTGAGGAACACCTTGGTTCATTACATTCACAACTGTTTGGCGAAAGACAGTGAGCAAAGCCGTTTGGTTAGACTTCCTGACAtactgacagacagaaaaacctGCCAGTATTGTCCCCAGAAGAGAAACTGTGCCTTATATGAGAG GGCAGTAGATAGCAGCTCTGCAGATGTCTCTGAGGATGTTGTGCGTGACTTCTTGCAGCAGGAAACCGGTCACCTGACTCCTCCACATCTGAGCTATTTCTCCCATTGGCTGTTGCTCTGCTGCCTCGAGGCTGCCACCATGGAGGCCAAGAACGGCCGAAAGCGTGTATGGCTTCAGAAGGTTGAAGAGAG TGAGAAGAACGGAAGCTGTGTGGGGAATCTGCGCCTCAACGGCCCAGTGATTGTCCAGTCTGAAGGGGTTTTCCTCCATCGTCTCCAGCGAGGTAGTGTAGTCCCACAGAAGGGTATGACCAGCAACGGTCTTGCCAGCGGGGATCGTATTGTTCTTAGTGACCAGGAAGGTCGTTTTGTTGGCCTGGCAACAGGATACCTGTGTGAGGTCAGCAGGacatgtatcagctgcactcTGGACAG GGACCTGTCTAAGTTCAGTAATGTGTTGTTTCGGGTGGACAGTGATGAAGGAGTGGTGGGCCTCAGTACTCACCTCACTAATGTCTCCAGACTGATGGAAAGCTGTCAGGACAG TGATCGACTGAGAGAGTTGGTTGTTGACCTTCGTCCTCCAGAGTTTATTTCCAACCTCAGTTCTGTTCTGCCCGGAGACGCCAAAGACACTGTGGCCAACATCCTCAAAG gtctCAACAAGCCCCAGAAGCAGGCTATGAAGAAGGTGTTGTTGTCTAAAGACTACACACTGATTGTTGGCATGCCTGGCACAGGCAAAACCACAACCATCTGCACCCTG GTTCGCATCCTACATGCATGTGGGTTCAGTGTGTTGCTGACCAGCTACACTCACTCTGCGGTTGACAACATCCTGTTGAAGCTCAAGCGTTTCAGGGTCGGATTTCTCCGTCTGGGGCAGGGGCAGAAG GTTCATCCAGACATCATGCCATACACAGAGGAAAGTGTCAGGAAGAAAGGAGTTCACACTCTGTCAGAACTGGAGCAGCTTTATAACAAGGAG CTGATCGTGGCAACCACCTGTATGGGCATCAAGCATCCCATTTTCTCACGTCGCCGATTTGATTTCTGCATCGTGGATGAGGCGTCACAGATCAGCCAGCCTATCTGTCTGGGACCGCTGTTCTACGCAAAGAGATTTGTCCTGGTTGGAGATCACCAACAACTGCCACCAATAGTACAAAACAAGGAAGCAAG gTCTCTTGGGATGGATGAAAGTCTATTTAAGCGACTAGAGCTCCATAGTGAAGCAGTGGTTCAACTCAATGTACAGTACCGGATGAACAG ACAGATAATGTCTCTCAGTAACTGTCTGATGTATGAAGGCCGGCTGGAGTGTGGGTCCGAGAGGACGGCATCAGCCCTgctctctctgcccttcatGCCCTCCGTCCAGTCGGAGCTGGGTTCCTTTTCTCAGACTCATCCCCAGCAGGACCTAGCATGGATACAGGCCACACTGTTGCCTAGCAACCCTGTTTACTTCCTGGATTGCTCAATG GTGCCAGCATTGGAGTCAGTGGAGCAGGGAGGTGTAAGCAATCACACTGAAGCTGCCCTCGTACACATGCTACTTTCACTGCTGATAAAG GCAGGCTGTAAACCCAGTGATATTGGTGTTATTGCCCCCTACAGACAGCAGTTAAAGAGTATTACTGCTCTGCTGCAGTCGTCTGCTTTCAGTGGTGTAGAGGTGAATACAGTGGACAAATACCAAGGGCGGGACAAGAGTCTAATTGTGCTGTCTTTTGTCAGGAGCACTGCAGAGGAGGGAAat CTAGGAGAGCTGTTGAAGGACTGGCGTCGCCTGAACGTAGCCATTACTAGGGCTAAACACAAACTGCTGATGGTAGGCTCTGCCTCTACGTTACGACGCTACGCACCTGTGGAGAAACTACTCAATCATCTCCAGAAAGAGAACATG ATTATCCAGCTGCCACCAGATGCCCACAAGGccttacccagcatgcacctgtaA